The following nucleotide sequence is from Pochonia chlamydosporia 170 chromosome 4, whole genome shotgun sequence.
TTGGTCGGCAAGCGGATCTGGATCCCAGGTTCAACCATAAATGACAACCGTAAATATTAAATGTCCGGGGCGGCGAGTTGAACAGAACGGGTGCAGCCCGTGGAAATGGCCTTGACGGAGTGCGCGGCGTTCGAGAAGGATGCTGCGACGAGATTTTTCTGCTTTGAGCAGAAAACGTGGTGATGCGGTTtagaagaggagagaaaggcaaCAGGCTGGTGGACCGGACGAGGGGCGTGTTGAAGAGACGGCCGAGGGTGAGACCAggatgaatgaatggattGGGCCTAAAACGAGGGCCGGAGAGGAGCGAATGATGACGGACAAGCCAGGGGACAGGGACAGACAAGGACAGGGCGAGGCAAGGCGAGACGATGCGTGCGAGGGCCCTCAAGCCTGAGGCCTTGGTaggggagggaggaggggagCCGCTTGAGGAGGGCAAGAGACTGACATGGGCCTGGATGACGGTTGAGTTGGAGGggaaccagacagcattGACTTGAGAGAGAAAGACTGGAGAGGGAGGGGGCCAAGGGCCGGGGACTTGGGCCGGactcaaccaccaaacaGGACTCTCTGTGTAACCAGACCAAGACGCCAGGCAGTTCTGGAGCTGGTCCTAGGGGATTTGGGGGGGCAGGCAGGTCTGGAAAAGGCTGGAAAAGGGCACGAGTTGGCCAAGTCAGGTCAAGTCAGGTCAGGACAGCCCATCCAGGCCAgggacaacattgaagtggGACAGGGGCACAACCAAGACGCTCCATTGTGGGTGGAGATGGACGAAGAAGGTGGAAAGAGACTGGAGTGGTTTGAgtggatggacatgggcaaGGAGGAGGTgcatgtggtggtggtggtggtggtgggtgggTGCATGTGAGTGGGTGATGAGTCGTGAGCTATTATACGGCTTGTTGCTTGTCAGTGACGGTGGCAGGTGGGGGCCTGACGGCGCTGTTCTgtcagtccatgtctggttccagTTGTACTTTAGTCAAGGAACGGCACTGGGAGTACCAAAACAAGCCGACCAGACTTTGCTACTTCAATTCTCCTTTTCTCAACGCTGGGAAATCAACAACAGAGGACCAAATGTCCACCTAATGCGCAGGACCAAAACCGTTACATAAACGGGCAGCATTTTCCCATGAGAGGAACAGTCGTAGCCGACACGACTCGTCCCATGCCCACTGGCAACCACTGAGGTACAGACTATTATTACTCCACGACAAGTTTGCAAACTACTGGATGTTTCAGATCaccccaaaccaccagaccagacgtcttGTTGGTTGCCCCTTGTTCGACTTGGAGCGCCAGCCAGTTACCACTCCGAACGCTGGACTGTGGCTCCGGATGGACCCTTTGTGGCTGATCGAGCTATCTGATCACGGCACAAGGCTCAAAAGActctctactccgtacaccaGGCTGGAACAAGCTGCACTCTGATCTCTGATGGCACATCAACCTTGTTATCAGCCTCCGCAATGCCGTTTCTGCTCTGTGCTCCGCCAAAAGCGAGCAGAATCATGATGGTGATTAGACTCAACTGCTTCTATTGCAGGACTTGGACCCAAAGCGAAGCGACAACCAGGGCCGACGCCAGATGAGTAAATGAGATTGTGGAGAATGCTGGTTCGCGCAGAGTTGCATGTCCCACTTGATGGAGATTTAGACCAACTTTGGACATtcaaccagcttcacatCACCGAGAAGGTACTGGGATGGGCTGGCTAGGTTGTCGGAGCCGTCTGGTGATGGTCCTAACCCCCTTCGTACTTTAATTGTGCATACTGTACAACAATGCCACCATATCGACCTGTTTACCTCATTAGGTTTGGCATTCTGTGGTCTGGACTCTGCCCCCAGCCCAATCCATGTGCTAACACGAGATTCAATCCGTACTGCTATTTGCTACAGAGCCGTCAGTACTTATTGTGCGAGTGCTCTGAACAGAAACAAGGAGGGCAGATACAGTTTTGTACAGTAACAACAGCCACAAGAAATGGAATACTTTGAGCAGCCTAGCTTCATTGGCACGGCATACGTCTATCAATCTATTGAACCGCCTCTCGGCAACTCGCGTTTGCCGCCATCATTCAATCGAGGCATGTCGCGCGAGTTCTTACTCGATTACAGACCGAGGACCATCCTTATCAATTCTTGTTCCCAGGGTCCTGCGCCAGACAATGCctgtgtggtctggtcgaTTTTCCGCTGGCCCCCACGGCTGTTCCAGTGTGTCAGTCTGGAGGGGTGATCCTACGTCAATCCCCGTCTCCATCTGCCACAACCCAGTCGCTTCGTCTTGTTACCACTACAGCCGCATTTGTGATTCTTGAACGAggttttgtcttttctttttcttgttttcccCCTTTTGTGGCTTTCGGCCGGGTCAGTGTGTTGTTGATAGTCATTCTTCCACGTATTTCTGGCACAGCTTTCTTGCAGTCTGGTATTTGGGGTTAATTAAATAATCTGTGCAACCATGTCAAGCGCAAGCGGGGATGGTCAAGGCAGCTCAATTCAGTTCGCCGCTGGCCTAATTATGACTGAGTCCGCTCCTGCCTTGTTCAAgtctccttcctccaccTCTGTCtgcctcttcatcttcgctgcCTCCAGACCCCCCGTCATCCTGGAGCCTGCCGAGTACAAAACAaagaacatggacatggagcttttGACCTACCAAGCTCTGATACCATCACTCCGCCACACAGTCAAATTCTTGTCTTGCAAAATCTGGTGGTTCCGACTGCCAGGGACAATGTCGGATGTCTCAGCTGTTGTGGTCTGGACCAGGGGCGTCCATCCAACCCCATGACGACATTAGTTCAAATTACCCAGgtacgtactccgtacaacaCAATATGTCTTTGCTAGGTCCGACCACCAACCGCCTTCCATCTGCTTGTTTCTGCCATGACACATCAATCATCCGGAATACCTGGGTAGGCGAGCACTTGGCACTACAGGGTGCCAACTGTGCTGCGTGTGTTGTCTCATCCATTACCCCCCAGGTGACAGCACGCAGACTGCATCACAGCTTGTCACAAGGATAGTGAAGAGCTTATCCAGTGGTCCCTGGTGCAGATATAGATGGTCAACCCCAGGTTCACGAAAATCTCCCACGAGATAATCTGATTCGATCCGGCAGAGCTGATTCATGTTGCACTCTGCCAGAAGCTGCACCAATCGGTAAATATCCGAATGACCGATCCCAAGTACGAGAATGGGGCAAGAGGGTTCCTGGCAGGACCTCTGGTGGTTACCCATGCTCTGTACTCCATGGCAAATTTCAAAGTTCGGCTTCGGGATGTCGTATTCCCTCAACTTGTTTCAGGTGTTTAACTtccaccaacaacccaaGTTGTTTGCATACACACATACCGTGGCGCAGGGTCTCCAAGGGCGGGACACACACGACCCATACGCCAGTAGGCTTTGTGTTTTGATCAACCACCTCAGTGAAGGGAATAAAGTCTCCAGCACAGGTCGGAACTACAGTATTGAATTGCCGTACCCCTACGGAGTACTATCAAAAGATTGCTACATATGTATATCATTCATATGTACTTCGTATGAAGGTGTGCCTTTGGCGTTAGAACCCATGCCTGCAAAGGTTTGCATCATCTCAGGTCATCACATCGCAATTGCACGAACTCATTGCATGCTCACGTCGTTGCAGCATCAGCCGCATATCTTGCATACTCTGCACAAATACGGAGTATCACGCCTCGATTTGCAGAGAATAAAAGCAGCCACCATAGCACGGTTGCCAATGCTCGGTCACGTTTACTCTCCCTTCATCCACAACATAAAAGCAACGATTTGTTGAATCTGTTTACAGCTGTCTCGATATTAATCGAACTAGCCTGCTCGGGACTCCCCAACCATATGGCACAAACGTGATAGCACATGTTTTGTCAGTCAGATACTGACAGTTATGCCGCTCTGCTTGATGGCAGATTACTTCGTTCTCATGTTAGTGCAGCCGGTGCGTATATTGTACCATTGCATTTGTCACATTACACAAATTGCAGTTCATATCAATACGGCCGGATGATTTCGATCAActtggaacaagaagaacaagcgTTCACATCCTATTTCTCTCCGAACCATGCCGCTGTTGTTGTCGTGATAACAAGGTGGTACCCAAGCTGGAAAACGTGTCTCACTTTTTTTCAAGCCCTTATTTTCACTCTGGAGTATCCCTGCTCTGGTCCTGGCATAACTTGATCTGCCGGTAACTAAAAATAAGGCAACAGGATAGCTGCATATTACATCTCACTATTCAACCTGTCGTTTCATGCATGATCTTCCTACTCAATATCAGCTCTCTCAGCTCTCGCTTACAGAAGCGTTGCAAAGCTTGGATAAGCCGCCTACAAAAGCCCCCTGCAGCCAACACTTGGAGAATGAGAACGACCAACATAAGATGTCCCTTCTGTTCCGGTGAGCGGGCGCCAATGTTGACCGAATTGAGTTATTCTTGGGCGACATGGGCTGGGTGTCCCCATATCACATGGTTCATGTGGTAGGGTGTTTTCTCCCTGACATGACAGAATGCTCACGCTGTGTCAGGTTGTGTGACGACCCGGGAATAAATGCCGTACATTTGGGACCCTAGCCCAGTAAGCAGCATGACTCAGTCAGACCCAAACAAGTGCTTCCGTGGCTGTGTTTTCTATATTGATTGTTCTTTTACGGATGCCGCGATCTCCTATCCTCTACATGAAGCAGTGGCTACCATGACGTCCGTTGTCTACAGCCCTCAAAAGCCAGGCATCCAATCCACTACAATTCGTTGAGCTGAACAGCCGGCTGATCACTGCATATTGAGCAAAGAAGTTTAGGTAGTACGATGCAAGGATCCAGGGTCCATGGATCAGGTCAAATCGTGATGGCATCCCAACAAAAGCCTTACCAGTCACTTGGAGCATGAGTCCGTGCTCCATACTCGGGACATTTCGCACCCAGCGATCTCGACCACGTCCGAGGTAAAAGCGAATGATACCAGGTGACATGTATCATGGGCACCGCAAGAGTAACCGTCTCTACTCTGTCACTGGCTGGAATCAGAAGCTTGCTTGTGCAACACACAGGACAGTTACACCACAGTGACCACATAACTTCCACCGGACCTTATAGGTTATTGTCGGCTCTCGTTGGATTCTTTACTTTCGCTGTTTTTCCTAGTTGATGTTGCATCTTGAAGGCATTCAGTTAACGGAGCATAAGAGCGACAATCTTGCCGGCATACACATAGACTTGGAAGTGATTGTGCTACACGCCAAGACAAATAGGGGCCAACAATGGCCTACAGTTTTGATGTAATTTTTAACTGTATGTGCGTATCTACTTGATCCACCGTACAGCATGGCGACAAGTGATTCCCAATAGTTATCAACTTGAACGTGAAATTGATGAAAATagtcttcatcttcgagTACACATGTTGGATGAAGTCCCGTATAGTTGTAGGAGAAGGTTTCTTAGTTTGTACTTGTCGGTGCATTCTTGGAGAAATCTGCCTGGGTATATATAATTTCCAGGTAGATTTCTTAGAGGTTTCCGAGTCCACGACAGATTGATCTGTAATTGACATAACACAATGCCGCGGCGTGATATGGAATAACTACTCCCGTCATTGAATGCCCAAGTACTTTTTCAGGCAGTCATAGCCATAAGAAAATCTTACTTGATAGGGAAAATCACAATTCTGGCTTTGTAATCTCGTTTAGACAAACACAGCATCGCAGACTCGCTGCTTGTTGAGCCAAAGAGTGGGGCCAATCGTCAATcaaacgccgccaacgatgcaagctcaagctccaagcTTCCAACCTCGTCCCATCAACAGCTTCCGCCCTCCTACGCCAACCACCTCAGTGTATCAATTGGTCTCTCATCGAGGCACTGTACCACTCTTTATAAGAACCAGCAAAACAGCATGGCTTTCCGAGCTTCACTCCGGCGCGTGGCGCTCGCCCGCCCCTCCCCTATGATGCGGAACTTCCACACCACACCTCGTGCCTTTGTCAAGGCAGGTGATGAACTGCCCGACTTTGACGGCCTCTTTGAAAACACCCCCGGCCACAAGGTCAATCTGGCTGAGGAGTTCAAGTCATCGAACGGGTACATTGTTGGTGTTCCCGGAGCATTCACCGGTACTTGTTCCAGCCTGCATGTTCCTTCGTACATCAATCACCCTGGTTTGAAGAAGGCAGGACAAGTGTTTGTTGTATCTGTCAACGACCCATTCGTGTAAGTTGACCTTGGATGTTActtttgttcaaatacatCTTAGTACTTCACTGGGGCTGAGCTAATTGGGTTGGGAATCAGGATGAAGGCTTGGGCTGAACAGCTCGATCCCGCAGGGGAGACTGGGGTAAGTACACGACTTGTTGTTACCAGTGATATTATTCTATGCCTGGTTACTGACTGTTCTTAGATTCGCTTCCTTGCCGATCCCTCAGCGGGGTTTACCAAGGCTCTTGACATTGGGTTCGATGGAACGGCTGTCTTTGGGGGTATCCGCAGCAAGCGTTATGCTTTGAAAATTGAGGATGGCAAGGTGACCAAGACGTTTATTGAGCCGGATGGTACCGGTGCCGATGGTATGTAttgcttgctggcttgaGTTTGGGTTTCTGATGGCGGTATGGGCTGAGCTGACTTTTGTTGTAGTTTCTATGGCTGAAAAGGTCCTTGGCTAAGATGGGCCGGTGTGTATTTGTAGGGGGATGGAGGGTTGGTTGGGTATTACTTGGGTGGGATTGAGAATAGGTGGTTGTATTTTTTAAATGCAGGGTCTTTGATAATCTTCACACCCGGGTGTCACCTGTCTTGGCATATTTATTGTAGATAGAGCTTGTCTGGAGAATATTTGTCGCTTTCAATTATGATGAGTATTGTCGTTCAGGGTAGCCCAATCCAACCTATTGTTACCTCTACATTGCCTCTGTCATGACGACACATGCGGTGACAGCGGTCTGGTTAGTTTACAGGGCTAGCATACTCACACAGCACATGGTCCTCATGTTACAATACGCCGTcgggtacctaggtagttagtGGACTTCTGTGTCAATCGTCGGTAACTTGAATCTTGATGTGAGGTCGTTGTGTCTCAAGTCCAGCCAAGCTGGCCGGGTCTGCCTGCTTCTTCCAGAAATGTCCCAGCCTGGTGAAGTGTGACGGCCATTGCCGTTCTGCCAGACGCTAAAGATTCCACAGTTGCCTTGCATGAGTCAGCTGGCCACAATGAGTCCCCGAGGATCATCCGCCACCAACCAGCTGGAATCAGAGCCAACATGAAGTGGCAAGTCGACTGGAGCTGGctagaccagacccgacCCGACCACCCGCCAGCCACTCAGAAGCCTGCCCCTCCTTGCTACCAGGCTGCCAGAACTGCCTGGCCGCTGTTCCCGGCTGGGCCTTGCCATGTCACCACACAAGCAGAGTGCATGCACCTGTTGACCAAATGAACCACTTGACATGCAGAGTCATGGGTTAGGCCTCTTCGTCTCTTGATCACCTTGACATTCAACTCCCCAAACTTAGAACTCTTCCGACTTCGCCTTCCCTGCCGCATCTTATCCTACCAATTTACCCCGAGTTGAGTTTTACGCCGCCGCAGGTTCCTCTAGTTCATCCCACAATATAACTACTGCCCGTGGTGGTTGTGCCTTTTTTAAATCCGCTCCAACGTCCGTTTTCGGGTCAGtcatatcatcatcactttACCACGCctacaccaccacaccacaccctGACCGTCTCCCGCCCAAGACACGTCCGCCCCTCCAACTCCACGAATAGAGGCTGGGTTGCCACAAATAAAACCACCTTGCTTCGTCTCTACTCGTCGACATCCCTTCATCGACGAGTGTCATCCCTTCGTTCACCCATCGAACCGCCAAGATTCCTCCAACTACGAGGAAACGAAAGGCTGCTGAGGCGACGGCTTCTTCCCAAGATAGAGACGTTTCACCCCTAAAGAGACTCGTCGCCTCAGCAGctcctgcagctcctgccGCCCCGCCAACTCCAGTCACCACAACCAGCGTCGGCATGGATTCCGACGAAGAGTACATGTCAGGCTTGTCTACTGACGCCGAGGACATGCAAGAATACAGCGGCGATGAGATGTCTGCCGGTGAAGGTACGTTGGCGTCCCCTTGTTCTGTTAAACCACTGCAGTGAGCCACAGGAATGGCTTTAGTGTGGGTTGCATGAATTGGATCTGAGCTTCAGGCTTACAAATCATACTTTGCTAGATTTAGACTTCGAAGACGATTTCGATGAGCCCGATCCAGATTTTGGCCTATCGACCAAGGACATCGGCAAGACCAAGCAGCCTGCTCATGTCGTCTCGTTCAAAGTCCACCAGCCCTCCGacattcaacaccaacaagatgACATGATCAACGAAGTGAATATGATTCTGGACATGCGCAAGGAAGACGCGGCTATTATGCTGCGCCACTTTCGATGGAATAAAGAACGTTTACTCGAAGATTACATGGACCGCCCCGAAAAGGTTCTAGAAGCTGCCGGCTTAAGTAGCAATACTTCTGCCTTACCAAAGCTAGAGGCAGTCCCTGGATTTGTGTGTGACATTTGctgtgaggatgaagacggcCTGCAAACCTTTGCTATGAAGTGTGGTCATCGGTACTGTGTGGACTGTTATCGACACTATTTGACCCAGAAGGTCAAAGGGGAGGGCGAGGCTGCTAGAATCCAGTGCCCTGCCGATGGATGCGGCCGCATTCTCGACTCCCGATCTCTGGACTTGCTTGTCACGTCCGACCTAACCGGCCGATACCACGAGCTACTGAACCGGACCTACGTCGAGGACAAGGATATGTTCAAATGGTGTCCGGCTCCCGATTGCCCGAATGTCATTGAGTgtggcatcaagaagaaagacTTGGATAAGATTGTCCCGTCTGTGGAGTGTATTTGCGGCTACAGAttctgctttggctgccCAAATGCTGATCACCAGCCTGCACCTTGCGCTCTGGTGAAGAAGTGGCTCAAAAAGTGTGCCGACGACTCGGAAACTGCCAACTGGATTTCAGCAAACACTAAGGAGTGTCCCAAGTGCAGTTCGACTATTGAGAAGAATGGTGGATGTAATCATATGACTTGTAGGAAATGCAAGTATGAATTTTGTTGGATGTGTATGGGTCTGTGGTCGGAACATGGCACCAGCTGGTACAATTGCAACAGGTATGAAGAAAAGAGCGGCTCTGAGGCTCGAGATGCGCAAGCGAAGTCTCGCACATCATTGGAGCGGTACTTGCATTATTACAACCGCTATGCCAACCACGAACAGTCTGCCAGATTGGACAAGGACATCGCCCAGAAGaccgagaagaagatgatcCAGCTGCAAACGACGTCTGGCATGTCGTGGATCGAGGTCCAGTACCTCAATTCTGCCTCACAGGCTCTGCAAACCTGCCGACAGACGCTTAAGTGGACTTATGCGTTTGCCTTCTACCTTGCGAGAAACAACCTGACGGAAATTTTTGAGGACAATCAAAaggatttggaaatggcagtgGAGAATTTATCTGAGATGTTTGAGAAGCCAATTAATGAATTGTCTGATCCAAAGCTCAAAGTTGATATCATGGACAAAACATCATACTGCAACAAGCGGCGCGTTATTCTACTCGAAGACACTGCTGAGAATCTGGCAAATGGTGAGTACTCCCTGATCATTGATGCAAAATCACCTTACAGTCCACATTTTACTGACATCATCCAGCAAAATGGACCTTCAACTCAGACATTATCAGTAACTCTGCCGCACCTCCTCGCCGCTAGGGACCCAGGATTTGGACCCATCCGTCCCTGTCTTCTTTGACTCCCAGCCAGGGCGGACTGGCTCACACAGGCTACACTGGCGTGATTAACCCATACACTGGCAGGCCGAAAACATACACTCCCCGAAttcatccatgccatgatcAAGGGATCTCTACTAACCTATAACAATTTGTACTTGGCTCTGGGATTGCGGTAGTGAGTTGAGTCTCTCTACACGCAGAAGATTCAATGCCTTGACGATTTATGACTTGAAGAGCACCGCATGCAAACAAGGAAGTGGCGCACATACACTACACTTCATCACTTTTACTTACAATACATGTCGTTCTCACACCACCTTAACTTTTTTCCATTCAAGACTACATGTTTTACTCTCGCCCTGGAATAGGCGTTGTCGGAAATTTTGGTACTTTGGGTGTTTGGCCACTGCTTTGTTTTCGTTGTTTTATGAGAGGACATTCATACAGGAAGTAGGTGGGCATGTCCCATGAAAGACGACGGTGGTTATGATGCATTTGTAAGCGCTTGTTGTTTGGCTGCATATGGTAGATACAGCAAAATACGAACTTTCTGCTTATTTCGTGCTTACATTTTCGTGTTTAATCTGGACATGTTCTAAGACAAGTTTGCGTCAGCAGGATGTCGCGATTGGGCTCAAGTTGGCCGTGTCAAACTTGATGTACATGTTCATGGGACCGTGGTTGGTCTCACGTTGCTCCCTCATCATATCAACACAGACGGCGGCCAATATTAGCACAATGTAAGCGAAATGGCAAAAATAAACCTGAATTTCTCAAACTCTACGCCGAGCTCATTATGACTAGTCCACAATTCTGTTGTAACCTTTCTTTCTCATGCCAGGTATTTCTATTCAGACCATACGCCGTCATCCTGTCCACAAGTTAAACCGACAATTTCTCAGTAGCAATGCCAAACGCCGACCCGTACTCCTAACATGCTCCAGCTCTCCAGCTCTCCTACTCAATGCTCAACGCGACAAAATCAAAACCAACGTCCAGAAAGGTTGACACACGCTGAATGTATATACATGAACAAAAACGTAAAAACGTAGCCAGTACACTAGGCATCAAGGGGGGCTGACGCCTCAGGAGAATGCAAAACGAGACAAATTCAACTTTCTCGGGGGCAGCTCAatttcatcttcattctccCCGTCGCTATCGGGGATGATTTGATCTTCACTTCCACAGGGTCTGTTCAAAGCCTCAACTTCCGTGACGTCGACCTTGGGCAGAGGAACAAATGATGGATTAACAGGTAAATCCTTGATGTTGTCCTTTGCCCTGTTATTGGCCCTTGGTTTCGTAGGCTTAGGGGATGCCATTGGATTGGTGGCGCAGGCACCGAGTCTTTGCAGCGGCGTCAGCCGAGATGCGGCAGTTGATGGAGCGGTAGAAGGGGTAGACGCCATGCTGAAGACTGATGATTGGTatgacatggatgatgcaGGTGTAGCTGACGAGCCGGATGCATACGAGAAACGGCTGAGGTTCGGCCGGGACGGAGTTGTAAGCGGCTGCGTCTTTTGCTTGATAGTCTTGGGTGgaggcatcatggcagcGACAGGATCTTCCGCGTTGTCCTGTGCTTGAGACGGAACTGTGAGGTCAGTTCCCTGGCTGATGTTTTGGCTGTCTTCCAGCGAGGCTTGACTGTCGCTTTGACGGGAGATCTGGGAATCATCATTAAAGATGACAATTGACTTTTCGCGCTTGTTGGAAGGTTTCCATCCTTCAAAGTCAGGCAAGTCGCGCAGCGTCTCCTCTATGGAGTCATCTGAAAATAAATATGCATCGctcttggctctggctggaCTCCTCCTGGCTTTTGGAAGAGGAAAGAATTTGCTTTTCTTCGGTGACccgtcaacatcatccaggTCATCACACAAGCGCGCCTTCTTGGATGGTCTAATCTGCGTCTCTGATTTTGGTGTGGTCAACGGGAGAGCAGCAGAATTACCAGCCCTTGACGTTGTGGACGCAGGGCTACTTGCGACCCGAGCAAGCATATTCGAAATGGGCTCTGTTCGTCGTCGTTGGAGTCGAGGAGAAGTCCGAGTTGGAGCCGAGCTCGTTCTCcttgctggtgatgtggcGGATCTAGTTGCCTCGTTTTGGTTATCGACATATGGGCGTGGTAAGGGAAATACCCGTGGGACCAACCCTCCTTCGGTAATTTGCGCAACTCGTTGAGGGTCGACAGAGAAGCAGTTGGGATCCATTTCTCCCATGGGCACACGACTATGTCCTTTGAAATAAGACGTGATTGGCTTCGGCCGGGGGTGTGTTTGAGTTGTCGTTTGAGAATGTCTCCTCTTAGAAGGCGTGGTCACGATGACGATGGGTGCCTTGGTGATAGGGTTGACATCAcctttggcaatggcctGCGCGAGTTCTGGTTCCACATGGGCACCAATAAAGGGCATTTCCTCGGCGGTTCGAGTACCATCTAGTGGTGTAAGATGAACCaattccttcttctcagGGCAGAACACCCATTGATGCAGGAAGGTTAACTCGGCTTGGTAAAGTTGGGTCAAGTAGTTCTCAGAGACTTGCTTGCCTTCGAATTGCAACATCCGCACAGCTCTttctggtgtttttgacTTTCGCAGCATACGGTAGGCGGTTTTCAGGCCAACGCCTGGCAGGCCCTTGAGATAGTCACAACCACTCATGATGGCCATTCGTCTGAAGTCGGCATCAGACAAACCAGTGAGTGACACCTCACGACAGGCACCGAAATCCCGGCGGTTGATCTCAATGCAGTTGCCATATTGATCCAGCTTTGTCAAGAGGCGTTTCGCACCAAACACAAGCAAATCTGAGTCGTCAGAGAGAATACCGTTCACCAGGCCTTGCCGTTCCAGATATACGAGCTGCGCGTCTGCCTCGTAGGGGGCGACTACGTAAGGGATACCCATTTGTTTCAGCCGCTGAATGAGAGTTGATGCCATCTCCGGAGTGACGTCTATGCATTTTTGAAACTCTTGGGCAGCCTGTGAACTTTTACCAGCTTTGATGAGTTCGTTTgcgagcttcttcttttcttcccGCTTTTTGTTGCGTGAATCTTCGGTGGCAGCTTTGCTAGGAAGATAGTCACCATCAAACACCATGTAGGGTGTCACTCCAAAATGCTTAAGCATCCGGACACGGTGCATGGCCGCGTTCACAT
It contains:
- a CDS encoding IBR domain-containing protein (similar to Coccidioides immitis RS XP_001247965.1); this encodes MDSDEEYMSGLSTDAEDMQEYSGDEMSAGEDLDFEDDFDEPDPDFGLSTKDIGKTKQPAHVVSFKVHQPSDIQHQQDDMINEVNMILDMRKEDAAIMLRHFRWNKERLLEDYMDRPEKVLEAAGLSSNTSALPKLEAVPGFVCDICCEDEDGLQTFAMKCGHRYCVDCYRHYLTQKVKGEGEAARIQCPADGCGRILDSRSLDLLVTSDLTGRYHELLNRTYVEDKDMFKWCPAPDCPNVIECGIKKKDLDKIVPSVECICGYRFCFGCPNADHQPAPCALVKKWLKKCADDSETANWISANTKECPKCSSTIEKNGGCNHMTCRKCKYEFCWMCMGLWSEHGTSWYNCNRYEEKSGSEARDAQAKSRTSLERYLHYYNRYANHEQSARLDKDIAQKTEKKMIQLQTTSGMSWIEVQYLNSASQALQTCRQTLKWTYAFAFYLARNNLTEIFEDNQKDLEMAVENLSEMFEKPINELSDPKLKVDIMDKTSYCNKRRVILLEDTAENLANAKWTFNSDIISNSAAPPRR
- a CDS encoding EXO1 protein (similar to Sordaria macrospora k-hell XP_003344770.1) encodes the protein MGVSGLLPLLKSIQRPTELKKCSGDILAVDAYVNAAMHRVRMLKHFGVTPYMVFDGDYLPSKAATEDSRNKKREEKKKLANELIKAGKSSQAAQEFQKCIDVTPEMASTLIQRLKQMGIPYVVAPYEADAQLVYLERQGLVNGILSDDSDLLVFGAKRLLTKLDQYGNCIEINRRDFGACREVSLTGLSDADFRRMAIMSGCDYLKGLPGVGLKTAYRMLRKSKTPERAVRMLQFEGKQVSENYLTQLYQAELTFLHQWVFCPEKKELVHLTPLDGTRTAEEMPFIGAHVEPELAQAIAKGDVNPITKAPIVIVTTPSKRRHSQTTTQTHPRPKPITSYFKGHSRVPMGEMDPNCFSVDPQRVAQITEGGLVPRVFPLPRPYVDNQNEATRSATSPARRTSSAPTRTSPRLQRRRTEPISNMLARVASSPASTTSRAGNSAALPLTTPKSETQIRPSKKARLCDDLDDVDGSPKKSKFFPLPKARRSPARAKSDAYLFSDDSIEETLRDLPDFEGWKPSNKREKSIVIFNDDSQISRQSDSQASLEDSQNISQGTDLTVPSQAQDNAEDPVAAMMPPPKTIKQKTQPLTTPSRPNLSRFSYASGSSATPASSMSYQSSVFSMASTPSTAPSTAASRLTPLQRLGACATNPMASPKPTKPRANNRAKDNIKDLPVNPSFVPLPKVDVTEVEALNRPCGSEDQIIPDSDGENEDEIELPPRKLNLSRFAFS